CACCTCTCTTCCGGCCACTTAGCGACGCGGAGCGGCACCAGCAGGACCTGCGCATCCGGGAATCCGGTGCCCAGGTCGTGTGGGTCGGGCTAGGCACTCCGAAGCAGGATTGGGAAGTCGCTAGGTTGGCCGCCGAACTGCCCGTCGTGGCGTTGGCCGTGGGTGCGGCTTTCGACTTCCTGGCAGGTACTAAGTCCCAGGCTCCGGTATGGATGCAACGCACGGGTACCGAGTGGTGCTACCGACTGGCCAGCGAGCCTCGGCGACTCGCGAAACGATACCTCTGGGGCAACCCAAGGTTCCTCCGGGCAGCTGCACGCAACCCGGGGTGGAGGCGGCGATGATCGACGCCCCGCCCACGCCGGTGCCGACTCGCCCCGCTGATTCTGGAACCTACGGCTGGCTCAAGTACTTCGGCGTGGGCTACGTGCTGCTCGCGCTGTTCGTGACCTTCAACCTGGTCTTGGTGGCGTGGGGGTCGCCCGCAACAGGAATCGCGTCTTGGACGCGGGTCGAGGGGACGCTCCCTGGGACTGGTGGTCTCGCGGTCCTTGCGTGGGTCGGTCTAGTCGTCGTCGCCCTAGGCGTCGTGCGGGGCGGGGTCACTCGGCAGCAGTGGGCTCTCATCGCGGCGGTGGGCACCTGGATAGGCGCGACTGCTCTGTCGATGGCCCTGCACGGGGCGATGAGAGATGTGCGGTTCTGGTACGTGGCGGCGTCGAGCGTGGCCGTGGCGGTGGCTGGAGCGCTTATCCCCTTCGAAACGCTGAAGCGACTCATGCTCGGACTTAGCTGGTTCTTCGGGTGGGGCAGTGTCCTAGTGGGTCTCAGCGATCTGGCCTTCGGATGGCCGACGGTGCTGATCGAAGACAGCCCCCGCTACGGCCGCTGGCTGTCGATGGTGGGCTTGTCCGTAGGGGAGGTGGCAAGCCTCAACGGTGTCACTCCTGGCCGCGTCTACGTGGGGCTGACCTGTGCGATTCTGCTGGTCTTCGCCGTTCGGGCAGCACCTGGGCGCTGGACGTGGATCATGGCGGCGGGCCTGCTCGCGGCGATCCTGTGGAGCTTCAGCCGGACAGGTGTTGTGGCGACGACCGTCGGGCTACTCGCGGCGCTGGTCCCGGTAGAGCGCTGGCCTAAGTCCTTCCGTTGGACACTGGCGGCCCTTCTGGCGGTGATCCTCCTGCCTCTTGCCTTGTCCGCTTGGCTGCGGTCCACACCGATCACCGACGGCACCACCACGTGGCGCTTCGACCTCTGGCAGGACTACCTCGGGAATACCCAGGTGTGGACCCCTTTCGGTATCGGCCCCAAGCCGTCGTCGCTGGAGTACGCCGACCACGCCCACCAGCAGTTCCTCGAGGCACTGGCTGTCGGCGGGTGGCTGGGGCTCGCAGGCTGTGTGGCCTTCGTCGTGCTGGCTGCATGGGTCGCGGTCCGCGTTGCGGGCCTCGACAACCGCGCCACCCTAGGGGTGCTGTTCGTGATGGGCGCGATCTTCCAGGTCGACGTGGTGACATACAGCGCCACGTACACCGCGCTTAACAACGCCTTCATCCTGATCGTGGCTGTGATGGTCATCGGCGGCAGGGTCTGGTGAGCCGCCGACGGATGACCTTCGCCACCCGCACCGAGGCCGGCGAACAGCTCGCGGCTCGGCTCGCCGCACTCCGACCCGCCGACCCCGTGGTGCTCGCCCTGCCGCGTGGTGGGGTGCCGGTGGCGGTGCCCATCGCTGTGGCGCTGCACGCGCCATTGGACCTCGTCATGGCCCGCAAGATCGGGGTGCCGGGCCACGAGGAGGTGGCGGCGGGGGCGGTGGTCAACGGCGACGACCCGCACATCGTCGTGAATCCTTCGGTACTCGCGGCTGCCGGGATGAGCGAGGAACAGGTGCGTGCCCTCGCCGAACAGGAATTGGTGACGATCCAGCAGCGTCGGAGCGGAGTACCTCGCCGGGCGGGAGCCGGTGGACCTGCGCGGACGCACCGCGATCGTGGTCGACGACGGCATCGCGACCGGTGCGACGATGCGGGTGGCCCTGCAAGCGGTAAGGCGGCGGGGACCGGCGCGAGTGATCCTCGCTGTTCCGGTGGCGCCGCCGCAGACCCTCGCGTCCCTGCAGGCGCAGGTCGATGACGTCGTCTGCCTGCTCAGCCCGCGAGCACTTCTACGCGGTCGGGGAGTTCTATCGCGATTTCCACCAGGTGTCGGATGCCGAAGTCACGGCCGCGCTGGGCGACGCGTCATCGGTTAGTCCCGCCAGCGACTATCCGTTAGTCCCAATACGGCCGCCAACCTCTAACGGGAGTGCTCAGGGTCTAACGGGAATGGCAGAAGCCCGCCCACCGGCCGGCCTCACCACCGCATCTGCGCCTCTTCGGCGAACCCCCGGATCCCATCCACCGGGTACTCGACGCCTTCAGCGCGCACCGTCCCCGTCCAGTGCCCGAAGCACTGGTGCACCTCGGTGAAGATGACCCCGACGTTGGTCTTCGTGGCCCGTTCGAACCGGGGGTGGAAGGTGACGTCCACATCGTCGCCGCGCACCGTCCATGGCTCCAGCCACGGCCCGTAGGTCCACTCGAGTTCCTGGCTGATCTTGCTGACCCGGCCGTCGATGCACAGAGCGTTCTCGGTCATCCCGGTGCCGACGGTCCACTTGCCGCCGAACTGCAGGCCGATCACGTGGTCGACCGACCTCCCCCGACGCCGAGCCCCAGTTCCACGTGGTGTCGTAGGGCCACTTCCCGCGCCCGTGGTCGAGCACGGCCCAGGTCTGCCCGTCCGGCAAGCGGGTAGTCCCGCCCGTCGACCACAACCGTGCCGCTGGCCGGCAGGGTGTTGTCCTTCTCGGTGTACTGGAACCGCTTGTCGCTCCACGGGATGACCACGGCCATCGACTCGTGACCGGCCGGCCGAGTGATCTGCACGTCCGCATCGACACGGTCGGTGCGGGCGACCAGCCGCACCCCTTGAGTGTTCGGCACCAGGTCGATCGCGAGCTTCTTCGTCCGCGCCCGGGCGGGACCGCCGCCGCTGCGGTCGGGTAGCACGGGTCCGCGGGCAAGGGGCACGATGGCCCCGGTGTCGATCTGCTCGCCCGTGGTGAAGTCGACGAACCAGACCTGGTGCAGAGCGAGGTAGTCGATGTGGCTGATGGTCACCGAAAGGGCCCAGTCGGGGGCCTGCACGCACCAGTACTCCCAGCGCTTCGACCGGCCCCATCCCCGCAGGTTCGCGCGGTGCAGCGGGTGTCGTGTCCACCCGACGGCATCGCGGTTGAGGGTGCCGTCCGGCAGGCAGAGGTCAACCGGTGACGTGATCTCGGGCTCCATGCGGCAAGCCTATTGGCAGGTAGTCCTACACATGCTACTGTATGAGCATGTCCGTGATGGAGACGACGGGTGCAGATCCTGATCGAGCGTGCGGAGTACGAGCGTCTGGAGCGCGTCGCCCGGGCCGACCATCGCAGCGTGGCCTCGGTGATCCGGGAGGCCATCGGGCAGTACCTGGATTCCGGGGCCGATGACAAGGCGCGTGCCCTCGACGCGCTGCTGGACATGCCCGTCGATCGGCGGTGACCGGCGAGGACTGGCAGGACGCCAAGCAGTGCGCTGGAGCCGGTTGCCGGCGACTACTCGTGAGCCGCGCCGTCCTGGTGGACACCTCCGTCTTCGCCTACGCCCTCGGTGGGGAGCATCCGCTGCGCGAACCCTGCCGGGATTTCCTGCGGGATGCCCGGCTCAGCGGTCTGGAGCTGCACGCCAGTGTCGAGATGGTCCAAGAACTGACGTTTCACCGGATGCGCAGGACCGACGCCGGCGACCGCCGCCGAGCAGGGCAGGCTGGCCGCCCGTTCGTGCATCCTCCACGCCTTCGACGAGCGGGTGCTGGACGACAGCACTCGGCTTGATCCGGCGACGGCACGCTTCGGGGCCGGGATGCAGTACACGCCGCAACGGCTGCCCGGGCTGGAATCGGAGCCATTGTGTCGACGGATCCGGCATTCGATCGCGTGTTGGAGCGTCTCGATCCGGCGGCGCTCTAGCGCCGACCTGCCGGCACATCCGCGAGCGACGAGGTCGGCGGTCTAGACCTCGAGCCGCTCCTTGCGCTGTGCCGCACACTGCGCACGATGATCGGAATCCCGAGCAGCAGGACCCCCACGATCGTGATGGATGTCGCCAGCCACGTGGGCGCTCCGAGCAGCGCCAGTCCTGCCGAGCCGACGAGCACCAGCAGCAACCACCGCAGTTCCTGGCCGTTGTAACGACTCGAGATGCGCGCGCCGATGAACACCCCGGGGATCTGCCCGAGCAGCAGGGAGAACAGCACGGTGGGGTCGATCTCGCCGAGTCCGGCATGCGCGATGGCCCCGACCACGAGCATCGGCACCGCCTGCACCAGGTCAGTGCCCACAAGGCGGCTGGGCAGCATGGCGGGGAAGAGGATCATCAGGCTCGCAGCGATCAGCGTCCCCGAGCCGACGCTCGTGAGCCCCACCAACGTGCCGACGAACAGGCCCACCGCAGAAGCCAGCGCAAGTTTCCCGCGCGAGAACGTCAGCGGCTGGTCACCGTGCTCTTCGGTGTACTTGCGCAGTCGCAGGCGCAGCAGGGTCACGACCACCGCGACCAGCAGCACGACACCGATCAAGCGCCGCAGGGCGGTGTCGCCGCCCTCCTCCCCGACGAGGACCGAGAAGAGCCAGGTCCCGAGCAGGACTCCGGGTACGGATCCGAGCGACAGCCACAGCACCACCGGGTAGTACGGCGTGCGGCGCTTGATGTGCACGCCGGCGCCCACAGGCTTCATGACTGCAGCCGAGACCACGTCGGTGGACACCGCCACCGGTGCGGGGACGTTGAACAGCAGCAGGAGCATCGGCGTCACGATCGCGGCGCCACCGAGTCCCGTGAGCCCGACCACCATGCCTGCGAACAGTCCCCCGAGGGTAAGGAACGGGTCGATGCTCACCGGGCAAGTCTGCAACATCGAGCGGGCGACTCCCGGCAACGGCGCACGACGGGTCTCGCAACGGCCACTGCGACTACCCTCGCGTTCATGAGGTACGGCGCGCAGTTCGGTCCTGACATCACGTTCCTCGGCGTCGATCCCGCCGATCTCGACGACCCGGACACCTACCGTGACGCCGACGTGGTGATCCTGGGCGCGCCGTTCGACGGCGGCACCTCCTACCGGTCCGGGGCGCGCTTCGGTCCCAAGGCGCTGCGGGAGACCTGCTACCTGGCCCACGACGGTTCCCGGCCGTCTTTGGCGATGCGGGTGGACGGGCTGCAGGACCTGCGCGTCGTGGACGTCGGGGACGTGGAGATGTTCTCCGGCGACGCGGCCCGGTCCTGTGCAGACCTCGAAGCGGCGGTGGAGAAGGTGGCCGCGACCGGTGCCATGCCCCTTGATCCTGGGCGGCGACCACACCGTGACCTGGCCGGATGTGACGGGAGTGGCCCGCGGTGGGGACAAGTGGGGCAGGGTCAGCGTCATCCACTTCGACGCCCACGCTGACACCGGTGACATCGAGTTCGGTTCCCTCATCGGGCACGGTCAGCCGATGCGCCGCCTGATCGAGTCGGGCGCCGCGCGGGGCGACCGCTTCTTGCAGATCGGGCTGCGCGGGTACTGGCCGCCGCCGGACATCCTGGATTGGATGGCCGAGCAGCGTATGCGCTCCTTCGAGATGACCGAGATCGTGACGCGCGGCCTCGACGAGTGCCTGACGGAAGCCTTCGAGATCGCGCTCGACGAGTGCGACGGGATCTTCTTGAGCGTCGACATCGACGTGTGCGATCCGGGGCACGCTCCGGGTACGGGGACGCCGGAGCCGGGGGGTCTCAGCAGTCGACAACTCCTCGATGCGGTCCGCCGCATCTGTTACGAACTGCCGGTGCTCGGGATGGACGTCGTCGAGGTCTCGCCTCCCTACGACCAGGCCGACATCACGGCCCTGCTGGGCAACCGCGTGGTGCTGGAAGCGCTGACCGCCATCGCGCGCCGGCGCAAGGACGACCGTGACGGCACGACCTGGGATCCCCGGCAGCCACTGTTGGACCGCTGATTACCCCTGTGTGCTGTCGAAGCGTTTGGGAAGACCCATGTGGGGCAACTTCAGCGTCGCCTTGACTAGGTTGTGGTCGCTGCCCCGGTAGCGGTTGTCGAAGCGCCCCGACTTCAGTCGGATGTGGACCTCGTAGCGCAGAGCCCGCCCCTTGTCGAACATCACATAGTCGAGCCGCGTGGGGGTGTCTGAACGGCGCGGACTCGCGGGGAAGGGATCGCGGTTGGTGGCGCTCGTGTTGACGGTCGTCACGTCGCCGTTGACCTTGCGCGCCGCGGAGTAGGCGTCTTTGAATCCGCTCCTGCCCAGAATCCAGTGCGCGCCTCGCGGCTGACGATAGGCGAAGGAGTTCAGATCCCCCATCACGATGGTCGGGACCTTGCCTGCTCCAACCCGGCTACGCCAGTTGCTCAGTTTCGGCGTGAGCGACTTGGCCAATGACTTGCGGTACTGCTCAGCCTGGGGGGTCTTCTCGTTCGGCAGGTGGATCGACACCGCAAGGAAGGCGGCGCCGGTGCGCTTGTGCTTGAACAGCGACCACATGATGTTGCGATCCTGCGCTGAGCGGGCTAGGTCGGCCGATTCAGCCCACTCAGCCAGGGAGTTAGATCTACTTCCGAGGGTCGTGAACGGCGTCCAGTCCGCGTAGGCGGCGCATCCGGCGCGTTCGTAACTCTGACTTGCGAGGTAGTACTCGAAGTCCGCGGCGTCATTCGCCGCCCGGATCTGTGCGCGCAACTGCTCCCACTGACGTACCAGCGCCGGGTCGGAGCCAGCAGGTGGATAGGGCGGATAGTCCTGATCCACCGGCTCCACCGGGCCTTTGGGTGGGTACGGCAGGCATGCCGAAGGCCGGGGCTCGCTAGGGACCTGCCTGCCGATCGGGGTCACGGTCGGTCGGTAGAACAGTTGAGAGTCCGGGACGCAGCCGTCGGTGCACACGTCAGTGTCGG
This genomic interval from Candidatus Nanopelagicales bacterium contains the following:
- a CDS encoding O-antigen ligase family protein; translation: MIDAPPTPVPTRPADSGTYGWLKYFGVGYVLLALFVTFNLVLVAWGSPATGIASWTRVEGTLPGTGGLAVLAWVGLVVVALGVVRGGVTRQQWALIAAVGTWIGATALSMALHGAMRDVRFWYVAASSVAVAVAGALIPFETLKRLMLGLSWFFGWGSVLVGLSDLAFGWPTVLIEDSPRYGRWLSMVGLSVGEVASLNGVTPGRVYVGLTCAILLVFAVRAAPGRWTWIMAAGLLAAILWSFSRTGVVATTVGLLAALVPVERWPKSFRWTLAALLAVILLPLALSAWLRSTPITDGTTTWRFDLWQDYLGNTQVWTPFGIGPKPSSLEYADHAHQQFLEALAVGGWLGLAGCVAFVVLAAWVAVRVAGLDNRATLGVLFVMGAIFQVDVVTYSATYTALNNAFILIVAVMVIGGRVW
- a CDS encoding DUF2804 family protein, with translation MIGLQFGGKWTVGTGMTENALCIDGRVSKISQELEWTYGPWLEPWTVRGDDVDVTFHPRFERATKTNVGVIFTEVHQCFGHWTGTVRAEGVEYPVDGIRGFAEEAQMRW
- a CDS encoding type II toxin-antitoxin system VapC family toxin; this encodes MTGEDWQDAKQCAGAGCRRLLVSRAVLVDTSVFAYALGGEHPLREPCRDFLRDARLSGLELHASVEMVQELTFHRMRRTDAGDRRRAGQAGRPFVHPPRLRRAGAGRQHSA
- a CDS encoding DUF2804 domain-containing protein, with the translated sequence MEPEITSPVDLCLPDGTLNRDAVGWTRHPLHRANLRGWGRSKRWEYWCVQAPDWALSVTISHIDYLALHQVWFVDFTTGEQIDTGAIVPLARGPVLPDRSGGGPARARTKKLAIDLVPNTQGVRLVARTDRVDADVQITRPAGHESMAVVIPWSDKRFQYTEKDNTLPASGTVVVDGRDYPLAGRADLGRARPRAREVALRHHVELGLGVGGGRSTT
- a CDS encoding arginase family protein; the encoded protein is MRYGAQFGPDITFLGVDPADLDDPDTYRDADVVILGAPFDGGTSYRSGARFGPKALRETCYLAHDGSRPSLAMRVDGLQDLRVVDVGDVEMFSGDAARSCADLEAAVEKVAATGAMPLDPGRRPHRDLAGCDGSGPRWGQVGQGQRHPLRRPR
- a CDS encoding sulfite exporter TauE/SafE family protein, whose product is MSIDPFLTLGGLFAGMVVGLTGLGGAAIVTPMLLLLFNVPAPVAVSTDVVSAAVMKPVGAGVHIKRRTPYYPVVLWLSLGSVPGVLLGTWLFSVLVGEEGGDTALRRLIGVVLLVAVVVTLLRLRLRKYTEEHGDQPLTFSRGKLALASAVGLFVGTLVGLTSVGSGTLIAASLMILFPAMLPSRLVGTDLVQAVPMLVVGAIAHAGLGEIDPTVLFSLLLGQIPGVFIGARISSRYNGQELRWLLLVLVGSAGLALLGAPTWLATSITIVGVLLLGIPIIVRSVRHSARSGSRSRPPTSSLADVPAGRR
- a CDS encoding ribbon-helix-helix protein, CopG family; translated protein: MQILIERAEYERLERVARADHRSVASVIREAIGQYLDSGADDKARALDALLDMPVDRR
- a CDS encoding agmatinase family protein, with translation MARGGDKWGRVSVIHFDAHADTGDIEFGSLIGHGQPMRRLIESGAARGDRFLQIGLRGYWPPPDILDWMAEQRMRSFEMTEIVTRGLDECLTEAFEIALDECDGIFLSVDIDVCDPGHAPGTGTPEPGGLSSRQLLDAVRRICYELPVLGMDVVEVSPPYDQADITALLGNRVVLEALTAIARRRKDDRDGTTWDPRQPLLDR